One genomic segment of Choristoneura fumiferana chromosome Z, NRCan_CFum_1, whole genome shotgun sequence includes these proteins:
- the LOC141427180 gene encoding short transient receptor potential channel 4-like isoform X2: MKSSVSNVTESIENKSLPSIPIRTSILQIQDEKQVRESYPQYEAIPILSEQRYKPCSNHSAPNFSQNLPYTPYIKSTKNSLNSAESSSREGSSTSKDYDNVKTNIKSQWSQKASLRNFWSKIYQYEHLGNLLNEEFIVLKPKDSVHLPMLLPYEAEFLRLVTEDNVSSVQTYLREHPGLNVNCVNYQGVSALHIAVKNRSEAMVEFLLKQPNIEIGDTIMHAVRENNIKILVKLLDTQKEICPGLEFAGSTHSPNFPEHVTPLILAAQSGNYEAVALLVQRGHTIPAPHLPNCLCADCKLSLETDDPLRASSARLAVYRAIASPAFLVHVSSDPILAGFRLTKELAANAAAYRQLSVAYSKLSEEVSAFAVDLIGCCRTSGEVEVILKQTCNQDRRHFKLPRLLMAVDYKQKEFVAHPSTQMVLESYWLGDWFSWKSKSLLTKGFIITSRVFITPLILFMCVVAPRHRLVSHFQIPLNKLITHSAAYFVFLALVFYISNQDKTRQKRGPPNTGAEAPVILYVCGYVWSAVRMCVTQGPRRYFSESWNIFDVTMLMLFGVTFALWVAAARDVAINDEEEMERKYWDQYNPTLLAEGTFCLATILAYFRLMLLCQLNYHLGPLQVSLGKMTVDIYKYLTVFAIIISAFAAGLTRFYQYYDGMVYEDEAGMKTVQVSSFTSLSDTLNTLFWALFCMAPLESADVILENRSLRDKAHRNRHTYTERIGYFCFGIFEVISVIVVLNMLIATMSNTFQRVINNVNTEWTFGRTEVYLNYISQTTLPSPYNLIPTASGVKGVVEWLCAKTRRQKGARVPLSCSQTSDTETDIEAPVQKEYAVLMSVLVQRYFRDKESESSCGGVEGEIETLRRELTAIRTLLEKTSISQNQTNLE; encoded by the exons ATGAAGTCATCTGTGTCTAACGTAACGGAATCCATAGAAAATAAAAGCTTACCCAGTATTCCAATTAGGACTTCGATTCTGCAAATTCAAGATGAAAAACAAGTGCGTGAAAGTTACCCGCAGTATGAAGCAATACCTATTTTAAGTGAGCAAAGATATAAGCCTTGTTCCAATCATTCCGCCCCAAATTTCTCACAAAATTTACCGTACACACCGTACATAAAAAGTACTAAAAACTCATTAAATAGCGCTGAATCAAGTTCAAGAGAAGGCAGCAGTACCAGCAAAGATTATGATAAcgtaaaaactaatattaagtCACAATGGTCTCAAAAAGCTAGTCTGCGCAATTTCTGGTCCAAAATATATCAATACGAACATCTTGGTAACTTG ttgaaTGAAGAGTTCATCGTGTTGAAACCAAAAGACAGCGTACATTTGCCAATGCTTTTACCTTATGAGGCAGAGTTTTTACGACTTGTGACAGAAGACAATGTCTCCTCAGTGCAGACTTACCTTCGAGAGCACCCGGGCCTTAACGTCAACTGCGTCAATTACCAG GGCGTATCGGCACTTCACATAGCTGTAAAAAATCGTTCCGAAGCAATGGTCGAATTTCTCTTGAAACAGCCAAATATAGAAATCGGTGACACAATAATGCATGCAGTTCGAGAGAACAACATAAAAATACTGG TCAAGCTTCTAGATACTCAGAAAGAAATTTGCCCAGGATTAGAATTCGCTGGCAGCACTCATTCACCAAATTTCCCTGAGCACGTGACTCCATTGATCCTTGCAGCTCAGAGCGGAAACTACGAAGCAGTAGCGTTACTTGTGCAACGAGGTCACACGATACCTGCACCGCATTTACCAAATTGCCTTTGTGCGGATTGCAA GCTATCGCTAGAGACGGACGATCCCCTACGAGCGAGTAGCGCTCGGCTTGCCGTGTACCGAGCGATCGCATCCCCCGCCTTCCTAGTACATGTGTCCTCAGACCCCATCCTCGCCGGATTCCGCTTGACAAAGGAACTGGCAGCGAACGCTGCAGCGTACAGGCAGCTGTCGGTTGCGTATAGCAAACTGAGTGAGGAGGTCAGCGCGTTTGCTGTGGATCTTATAG GTTGCTGTCGAACATCAGGAGAAGTGGAGGTGATATTAAAACAGACTTGCAACCAGGACCGGCGACATTTTAAGCTGCCTCGATTGCTGATGGCGGTCGACTACAAACAGAAAGAATTTGTAGCACATCCTAGTACGCAAATG GTCCTTGAATCCTATTGGTTGGGAGACTGGTTCAGTTGGAAGAGCAAGTCCCTTTTGACGAAAGGATTTATTATAACGAGTCGAGTTTTCATAACGCCGCTCATTTTATTTATGTGCGTG GTAGCGCCGAGGCACCGGCTCGTTAGCCACTTCCAGATACCGTTGAACAAGCTGATTACCCACTCGGCCGCTTACTTCGTATTCCTGGCCCTGGTCTTCTATATCTCTAATCAAGATAAGACCAGACAGAAACGGGGACCGCCAAATACAG GGGCTGAAGCTCCTGTGATCCTATACGTGTGTGGCTACGTGTGGTCCGCAGTGCGCATGTGCGTGACCCAAGGTCCCCGACGGTACTTCTCCGAATCTTGGAACATCTTCGACGTCACTATGCTGATGCTATTTGGAGTGACCTTCGCCCTTTGGGTAGCGGCTGCCAGGGATGTCGCTATCAATGATGAAGAGGAAATGG AACGTAAATATTGGGACCAATATAACCCTACCTTATTGGCGGAGGGCACATTTTGTCTCGCTACCATACTTGCGTACTTCAGACTAATGCTGTTGTGTCAACTTAATTACCATCTTGGACCACTTCAG GTATCCTTAGGGAAGATGACCGTGGACATCTACAAATATTTGACTGTATTCGCTATTATAATAAGTGCATTCGCAGCGGGTTTGACACGGTTCTATCAGTATTACGACGGCATGGTGTACGAGGACGAAGCCGGAATGAAAACAGTTCAG GTATCCTCATTTACCAGCTTATCTGATACTCTGAACACGCTGTTCTGGGCACTGTTTTGtatggcaccgctggagagcgcTGATGTTATTCTCGAGAACAGAAGCTTGAGGGACAAAGCCCACCGCAATCGGCATACGTACACTGAACGCATTGGATACTTCTGCTTTGGAA TCTTCGAAGTAATATCCGTGATTGTGGTCCTGAACATGCTGATAGCGACCATGTCTAACACGTTTCAGCGAGTTATAAACAACGTCAACACTGAGTGGACTTTTGGAAGGACTGAG GTGTATTTAAACTACATATCTCAGACTACACTCCCGTCCCCCTACAACCTGATACCAACCGCTTCGGGGGTGAAAGGAGTAGTCGAATGGTTGTGCGCTAAAACACGCAGGCAAAAGGGGGCTCGAGTCCCATTGTCCTGCTCTCAGACTAGTGATACG GAAACTGATATTGAGGCACCCGTACAAAAGGAATACGCAGTGTTGATGTCAGTCCTCGTACAAAGATACTTCAGGGACAAGGAGTCAGAATCGTCATGCGGCGGAGTGGAGGGAGAAATAGAAACGCTACGGAGAGAGCTCACCGCCATAAGGACGTTACTGGAAAAAACATCAATCAGCCAGAATCAAACCAATCTAGAATAG
- the LOC141427180 gene encoding short transient receptor potential channel 4-like isoform X1 has translation MKSSVSNVTESIENKSLPSIPIRTSILQIQDEKQVRESYPQYEAIPILSEQRYKPCSNHSAPNFSQNLPYTPYIKSTKNSLNSAESSSREGSSTSKDYDNVKTNIKSQWSQKASLRNFWSKIYQYEHLGNLVRLNEEFIVLKPKDSVHLPMLLPYEAEFLRLVTEDNVSSVQTYLREHPGLNVNCVNYQGVSALHIAVKNRSEAMVEFLLKQPNIEIGDTIMHAVRENNIKILVKLLDTQKEICPGLEFAGSTHSPNFPEHVTPLILAAQSGNYEAVALLVQRGHTIPAPHLPNCLCADCKLSLETDDPLRASSARLAVYRAIASPAFLVHVSSDPILAGFRLTKELAANAAAYRQLSVAYSKLSEEVSAFAVDLIGCCRTSGEVEVILKQTCNQDRRHFKLPRLLMAVDYKQKEFVAHPSTQMVLESYWLGDWFSWKSKSLLTKGFIITSRVFITPLILFMCVVAPRHRLVSHFQIPLNKLITHSAAYFVFLALVFYISNQDKTRQKRGPPNTGAEAPVILYVCGYVWSAVRMCVTQGPRRYFSESWNIFDVTMLMLFGVTFALWVAAARDVAINDEEEMERKYWDQYNPTLLAEGTFCLATILAYFRLMLLCQLNYHLGPLQVSLGKMTVDIYKYLTVFAIIISAFAAGLTRFYQYYDGMVYEDEAGMKTVQVSSFTSLSDTLNTLFWALFCMAPLESADVILENRSLRDKAHRNRHTYTERIGYFCFGIFEVISVIVVLNMLIATMSNTFQRVINNVNTEWTFGRTEVYLNYISQTTLPSPYNLIPTASGVKGVVEWLCAKTRRQKGARVPLSCSQTSDTETDIEAPVQKEYAVLMSVLVQRYFRDKESESSCGGVEGEIETLRRELTAIRTLLEKTSISQNQTNLE, from the exons ATGAAGTCATCTGTGTCTAACGTAACGGAATCCATAGAAAATAAAAGCTTACCCAGTATTCCAATTAGGACTTCGATTCTGCAAATTCAAGATGAAAAACAAGTGCGTGAAAGTTACCCGCAGTATGAAGCAATACCTATTTTAAGTGAGCAAAGATATAAGCCTTGTTCCAATCATTCCGCCCCAAATTTCTCACAAAATTTACCGTACACACCGTACATAAAAAGTACTAAAAACTCATTAAATAGCGCTGAATCAAGTTCAAGAGAAGGCAGCAGTACCAGCAAAGATTATGATAAcgtaaaaactaatattaagtCACAATGGTCTCAAAAAGCTAGTCTGCGCAATTTCTGGTCCAAAATATATCAATACGAACATCTTGGTAACTTGGTAAGG ttgaaTGAAGAGTTCATCGTGTTGAAACCAAAAGACAGCGTACATTTGCCAATGCTTTTACCTTATGAGGCAGAGTTTTTACGACTTGTGACAGAAGACAATGTCTCCTCAGTGCAGACTTACCTTCGAGAGCACCCGGGCCTTAACGTCAACTGCGTCAATTACCAG GGCGTATCGGCACTTCACATAGCTGTAAAAAATCGTTCCGAAGCAATGGTCGAATTTCTCTTGAAACAGCCAAATATAGAAATCGGTGACACAATAATGCATGCAGTTCGAGAGAACAACATAAAAATACTGG TCAAGCTTCTAGATACTCAGAAAGAAATTTGCCCAGGATTAGAATTCGCTGGCAGCACTCATTCACCAAATTTCCCTGAGCACGTGACTCCATTGATCCTTGCAGCTCAGAGCGGAAACTACGAAGCAGTAGCGTTACTTGTGCAACGAGGTCACACGATACCTGCACCGCATTTACCAAATTGCCTTTGTGCGGATTGCAA GCTATCGCTAGAGACGGACGATCCCCTACGAGCGAGTAGCGCTCGGCTTGCCGTGTACCGAGCGATCGCATCCCCCGCCTTCCTAGTACATGTGTCCTCAGACCCCATCCTCGCCGGATTCCGCTTGACAAAGGAACTGGCAGCGAACGCTGCAGCGTACAGGCAGCTGTCGGTTGCGTATAGCAAACTGAGTGAGGAGGTCAGCGCGTTTGCTGTGGATCTTATAG GTTGCTGTCGAACATCAGGAGAAGTGGAGGTGATATTAAAACAGACTTGCAACCAGGACCGGCGACATTTTAAGCTGCCTCGATTGCTGATGGCGGTCGACTACAAACAGAAAGAATTTGTAGCACATCCTAGTACGCAAATG GTCCTTGAATCCTATTGGTTGGGAGACTGGTTCAGTTGGAAGAGCAAGTCCCTTTTGACGAAAGGATTTATTATAACGAGTCGAGTTTTCATAACGCCGCTCATTTTATTTATGTGCGTG GTAGCGCCGAGGCACCGGCTCGTTAGCCACTTCCAGATACCGTTGAACAAGCTGATTACCCACTCGGCCGCTTACTTCGTATTCCTGGCCCTGGTCTTCTATATCTCTAATCAAGATAAGACCAGACAGAAACGGGGACCGCCAAATACAG GGGCTGAAGCTCCTGTGATCCTATACGTGTGTGGCTACGTGTGGTCCGCAGTGCGCATGTGCGTGACCCAAGGTCCCCGACGGTACTTCTCCGAATCTTGGAACATCTTCGACGTCACTATGCTGATGCTATTTGGAGTGACCTTCGCCCTTTGGGTAGCGGCTGCCAGGGATGTCGCTATCAATGATGAAGAGGAAATGG AACGTAAATATTGGGACCAATATAACCCTACCTTATTGGCGGAGGGCACATTTTGTCTCGCTACCATACTTGCGTACTTCAGACTAATGCTGTTGTGTCAACTTAATTACCATCTTGGACCACTTCAG GTATCCTTAGGGAAGATGACCGTGGACATCTACAAATATTTGACTGTATTCGCTATTATAATAAGTGCATTCGCAGCGGGTTTGACACGGTTCTATCAGTATTACGACGGCATGGTGTACGAGGACGAAGCCGGAATGAAAACAGTTCAG GTATCCTCATTTACCAGCTTATCTGATACTCTGAACACGCTGTTCTGGGCACTGTTTTGtatggcaccgctggagagcgcTGATGTTATTCTCGAGAACAGAAGCTTGAGGGACAAAGCCCACCGCAATCGGCATACGTACACTGAACGCATTGGATACTTCTGCTTTGGAA TCTTCGAAGTAATATCCGTGATTGTGGTCCTGAACATGCTGATAGCGACCATGTCTAACACGTTTCAGCGAGTTATAAACAACGTCAACACTGAGTGGACTTTTGGAAGGACTGAG GTGTATTTAAACTACATATCTCAGACTACACTCCCGTCCCCCTACAACCTGATACCAACCGCTTCGGGGGTGAAAGGAGTAGTCGAATGGTTGTGCGCTAAAACACGCAGGCAAAAGGGGGCTCGAGTCCCATTGTCCTGCTCTCAGACTAGTGATACG GAAACTGATATTGAGGCACCCGTACAAAAGGAATACGCAGTGTTGATGTCAGTCCTCGTACAAAGATACTTCAGGGACAAGGAGTCAGAATCGTCATGCGGCGGAGTGGAGGGAGAAATAGAAACGCTACGGAGAGAGCTCACCGCCATAAGGACGTTACTGGAAAAAACATCAATCAGCCAGAATCAAACCAATCTAGAATAG
- the cm gene encoding AP-3 complex subunit carmine — MIHSLFIINPSGDVFLEKHWRSVIPRSVCDYYLEAQRASPNDVPPVLAAPHHYLISIQRGGVALVAVCKQEVAPLFVIEFLHRVVDTFQDYFSDCTETIIKENYVVVYELLDEMLDNGFPLATESNILKELIKPPNILRTIANTVTGKSNVSSILPSGQLSNVPWRRSGVKYANNEAYFDVVEEVDAIIDKSGATVSAEIQGYIDCCIKLSGMPDLTLTFVNPRLFDDVSFHPCVRFKRWESERILSFIPPDGNFRLMSYHIGSQSVVAIPIYVRHNLVLRANGDHGRLDLTVGPKQTMGRTLENVAIEICMPKCVLNCSLTANQGKYSYDPVSKVLLWDIGRIELPKLPNIRGSVSVASGADTAGANPSINVHFTIPQLAVSGLRVSRLDMYGAKYKPFKGVKYVTKAGKFHVRM; from the exons ATGATTCACagtttattcataataaatCCTTCAGG GGATGTTTTCCTTGAGAAGCACTGGCGAAGTGTGATACCAAGATCAGTATGTGATTACTATTTGGAAGCCCAGCGAGCGTCTCCCAAT GATGTGCCTCCAGTATTAGCAGCCCCACATCACTACTTAATATCCATCCAGCGCGGGGGAGTGGCTTTAGTGGCAGTGTGCAAGCAAGAAGTTGCACCATTGTTTGTGATTGAGTTCTTGCACAGGGTTGTCGACACATTCCAG GATTACTTCTCAGATTGCACCGAGACAATAATCAAAGAGAATTATGTTGTTGTATATGag CTTCTTGACGAAATGCTGGACAATGGTTTCCCACTTGCAACAGAGAGTAACATTTTAAAAGAATTAATCAAGCCACCAAACATCCTAAGAACTATTGCCAACACAGTTACTGGGAAATCAAA TGTTTCTTCAATCTTGCCTTCGGGTCAGCTGTCAAACGTGCCGTGGCGACGGTCCGGTGTCAAGTACGCCAATAACGAAGCTTACTTCGATGTGGTGGAGGAGGTTGACGCCATCATTGACAAGAGCGGCGCAACTGTGTCTGCTGAGATACAGGGCTAT ATTGATTGCTGCATCAAACTAAGTGGCATGCCTGACTTGACACTCACTTTTGTTAATCCACGTTTGTTTGACGATGTCTCGTTCCATCCCTGTGTGAGATTTAAACGTTGGGAG TCGGAACGAATATTGTCGTTCATCCCGCCGGATGGCAACTTCCGCCTCATGTCGTATCACATTGGGTCGCAAAGTGTGGTGGCCATACCTATCTACGTGAGACACAATCTCGTGCTGCGCGCAAACGGGGACCACGGGAGGTTAGATCTGACTGTCGGGCCCAAACAGACCATGGGAAGGACTTTGGAGA ATGTCGCGATAGAAATATGCATGCCCAAGTGTGTTCTAAACTGTTCCCTGACCGCCAACCAGGGGAAGTACTCATATGATCCCGTCAGCAAAGTGCTGCTGTGGGACATTGGCCGCATCGAGTTGCCGAAACTGCCCAATATTAGAGGGAGT GTATCAGTGGCGTCGGGTGCAGACACCGCCGGAGCAAACCCGAGCATTAACGTCCACTTCACGATCCCGCAACTGGCGGTGAGCGGTCTCCGCGTGAGTCGGCTCGACATGTACGGAGCCAAGTACAAACCCTTCAAGGGGGTCAAATACGTCACCAAAGCGGGCAAGTTCCATGTGAGGATGTGA